The genomic segment AAAGTCTTGAATTTCGGATCGATCCCGATCTGATAAGCATTTTCCCGTAAGATACGACTGCAGAAACCATCGATCGTGGAAATATAATTTTGCGAAAAGGTGGAACGCAGCCAGCGTTTGTATTGATCAGAAGTTTTCCTGATATTTTCTCCGAGTTCGATTCCCTGCTTTTTCAGTCCTTTGATCTCATTTCCGTTCAAGAGAATATTCAGGTCTTCATAAATCCTGCCGGACATTTCTGCTGCCGCTTTGTTGGTGAAAGTTATGACCAGGATGTTCTTCACTCCCAGCCAGTTGGATTTTTGTCTGCTCAAATTTTGTTTTGTGAATTCATCTAATATCTTGCAGTACCGCTTGGAAAGAGCAAATGTTTTTCCTGCTCCGGCACAGGCGGAAACGAATTTATTAGTGGAGAGATCGAGAGATTTTTTTAAAGGTGATTGAGTTTGCATTTATAAATTTTCCAGCAATTCATTAATAAATGGATATCCATAAACCGAATGTTCATTTCTTCTTTGTTTAATATCATTTCCCATAATTAAAATCGATTCCTCAATGTTTTTTTCTAATTTGCCGAAATAATTCAATCCTTTGAAAAAATCCGAATTCACGGTTTGCGCAGATTTAATTTCAATAGGAATTGGTTCTAAACCGGTTTCAAAGATCAAATCGATTTCGTTTCCGGTATTATCTCTAAAATAATACAGGTTACTTCTTTTCCCTTGATTATATCTCTTTTTCAAAAATTCGATAACCACAAATGTTTCAAATAATTCTCCTTTTAAAGGATGTGTTTGAAGTTGGTCTATATTTTGAATTCCGATCAGATGAGCCGCGAGTCCGACATCGAGAAAGTATAGTTTTGGGGCTTTCCTGATACGCTTATTGTAATTTTTATAATATGGTGGAAGCAGAAAAATTAAATAACTTGCCAGAGCGATCGAAATCCATTCTTTCACGGTTTTGTGATCGACACCTAATTCATTTCCGATATTATTAAAATTTAAGATCTGCCCTGTTCTGCCGGCACAAAGTTGGAGAAAACGATGGTACTGCATCAAATCCTGAACTTTAGATATTGCACGAACATCTCTTTCTACATAAGTCTCCAGGTAACCGGATAAGAATAATTCAGGACGGATATTCTGATCAAAAATTCTCGGATAAAAGCCTTTATACAGAACTTCATTTTGCGGAATGAACTTGTTATGATAAATTTCCGAATATGAGAAAGGCAGAAGTTTCAGGATTCCGGTTCTGCCGGCAAGTGTTTGTGAGATCGAACTCAAATATTCAAACTGGTTACTTCCGGTTAAGATGAATCTGCCGTTCTTCTGTTCCGAATCAACAATCGTCTGAATGTAAGACAAAAGAGAAGGCACTTTCTGGATTTCATCGATGATTACACTGTTTTTGTATTTGGACAAAAAATCGCGTGGGTCTTGTTCTGCATGTTCTCGATTATCAAGCTCTTCCAATGAAACATAATCCATGCCCGGGTTGGTTTGTTTTACTAAAGTTGTTTTACCTGACTGTCGAGGACCGGTGATTGTTACAACCGGAAAAGAGCGCATCATTTCTCTCAGCAAACTCTGAATATCTCTTTTAATCATTGTTTCCTCCCTTTTTTACATTTTGGGAAAACCATTCCCAATTTGTAAAGAAAGATTGGAGTGTCAAGTTTTTCCTGCTCCGGCGCAGGCGGAAACGAATTTATTGAAGGAGAGATCGAA from the Candidatus Cloacimonadota bacterium genome contains:
- a CDS encoding ATP-binding protein produces the protein MIKRDIQSLLREMMRSFPVVTITGPRQSGKTTLVKQTNPGMDYVSLEELDNREHAEQDPRDFLSKYKNSVIIDEIQKVPSLLSYIQTIVDSEQKNGRFILTGSNQFEYLSSISQTLAGRTGILKLLPFSYSEIYHNKFIPQNEVLYKGFYPRIFDQNIRPELFLSGYLETYVERDVRAISKVQDLMQYHRFLQLCAGRTGQILNFNNIGNELGVDHKTVKEWISIALASYLIFLLPPYYKNYNKRIRKAPKLYFLDVGLAAHLIGIQNIDQLQTHPLKGELFETFVVIEFLKKRYNQGKRSNLYYFRDNTGNEIDLIFETGLEPIPIEIKSAQTVNSDFFKGLNYFGKLEKNIEESILIMGNDIKQRRNEHSVYGYPFINELLENL